A single window of Microcoleus sp. FACHB-68 DNA harbors:
- a CDS encoding calcium-binding protein, giving the protein MANIIGDTLDNSIIGTAETDLVLGLEGADTLFGRQITDQLFGNAGTDLLFGEDGNDIIWGGGDEDTLFAGVGDDTVYGDLGNDQVYGEAGLDQVFGGAGDDTLWGGVGNDTVLGEEGLDTIYGEAGDDQLFGNGESDHLFGDDGVDILRGGQGDDTLQGGNDNDVVGGDFGNDYASGNSGNDALTGADGDDTLRGGRGNDSLLGDDGNDYLLGDFGEDTITGGAGQDVFVLSASAGPEYITDYFDNQDFIGLGDDLTFADLEFEEGLNLVSENALRTFTIINAPGGKLLAILASVPSPALLTEEDFITVGETGLGTGAFVTASGDIITTPTTP; this is encoded by the coding sequence ATGGCCAACATAATTGGAGATACGCTCGATAACTCCATCATTGGAACTGCGGAAACTGATTTAGTTTTGGGTCTTGAGGGAGCCGATACACTCTTTGGCCGTCAAATTACTGACCAGTTATTTGGCAACGCCGGCACTGACCTATTGTTTGGCGAGGACGGCAACGACATCATCTGGGGGGGTGGAGATGAAGATACCCTGTTTGCAGGAGTCGGCGATGACACTGTCTATGGGGACTTAGGCAATGACCAGGTATACGGCGAGGCCGGCCTAGATCAAGTTTTTGGAGGAGCCGGTGACGACACTTTATGGGGTGGTGTGGGCAATGACACCGTTTTAGGTGAAGAGGGTCTTGACACCATCTATGGAGAAGCCGGCGATGACCAGTTATTTGGCAACGGCGAGAGCGATCACCTTTTTGGCGATGACGGTGTAGACATCTTGCGGGGCGGTCAAGGAGATGACACCCTTCAGGGTGGAAACGACAATGATGTTGTCGGCGGAGATTTTGGCAACGACTATGCTAGCGGCAACAGCGGCAACGATGCCTTAACCGGCGCAGATGGCGACGACACCCTGCGCGGCGGTCGCGGCAATGACTCTCTTTTAGGCGATGATGGCAATGACTATCTGTTGGGTGACTTTGGTGAAGATACGATAACAGGCGGTGCCGGCCAAGATGTATTTGTTTTGTCTGCCAGTGCCGGCCCTGAGTACATCACTGACTACTTCGACAACCAAGATTTTATTGGCTTAGGTGATGATTTAACTTTCGCCGACCTTGAGTTCGAGGAGGGACTTAATTTAGTCTCAGAAAACGCTCTCAGGACATTTACTATCATCAACGCCCCAGGTGGTAAGCTTTTGGCAATCTTGGCAAGTGTTCCCTCTCCAGCGCTGTTGACTGAGGAGGATTTTATAACCGTTGGTGAAACCGGCCTGGGTACAGGTGCATTCGTTACAGCGTCTGGTGATATTATCACCACACCCACAACTCCCTAA
- a CDS encoding phosphoglucomutase/phosphomannomutase family protein, with amino-acid sequence MVQPSSVPASVTPIKFGTDGWRGVIAADFTFERVVRVAPVAAQVLADIYGDTTGSHSVIVGYDRRFLAEDFAKAAAEAIQAAGFDVLLSEGYAPTPAFSWAAKQKNALGAIVLTASHNPAAYLGLKVKGYFGGSVSPEVTKQIEARLEGEVPAQNEQPVTAGKLEMFNPWPSYCEGLRAKVDISRIQDAISQGKLTVFADVMHGAAASGLNQLLEMPVQEINSNRDPLFDGGAPEPLPRYLSQLFRVMRTHRREGGGSGERLAIGFVFDGDSDRIAAVDAQGNFLSSQILIPILIDHLAKRRGWTGEVVKTVSGSDLIPRLAALYNLPIYETPIGYKYIGDRMLEVPVLVGGEESGGIGYGTHIPERDALLSALYLLEAVVESNQDLGEIYRRLQEQTGFTAAYDRIDLPLASMEVRSRLLEQLQKQPLQEIAGQPVVDCNPIDGYKFRLADDSWLLIRFSGTEPVLRLYCEAATPEQVRHTLAWAKEWANRF; translated from the coding sequence ATGGTTCAACCTTCCTCTGTGCCGGCATCTGTTACTCCAATCAAGTTTGGTACAGACGGCTGGCGGGGCGTGATTGCGGCAGATTTCACCTTTGAGCGTGTGGTGCGAGTTGCGCCAGTGGCCGCACAAGTCTTAGCAGACATCTATGGCGACACCACCGGCAGCCATAGCGTCATAGTTGGTTATGACCGGCGCTTTCTGGCTGAAGACTTCGCCAAGGCGGCGGCTGAGGCCATCCAAGCGGCAGGATTCGATGTATTGCTCTCGGAAGGTTATGCCCCGACTCCGGCTTTCAGTTGGGCAGCTAAGCAAAAAAATGCCCTAGGTGCAATCGTCTTAACTGCCAGCCACAATCCTGCTGCATACTTAGGATTAAAAGTCAAGGGATATTTTGGGGGTTCGGTGTCCCCAGAGGTAACAAAACAGATTGAAGCCCGGTTGGAAGGAGAAGTGCCGGCACAGAATGAGCAGCCGGTAACTGCGGGAAAACTAGAAATGTTCAATCCCTGGCCGAGTTACTGTGAGGGGCTAAGGGCAAAGGTGGATATCTCGCGGATTCAGGATGCGATTTCCCAAGGAAAACTCACGGTTTTTGCAGATGTGATGCACGGTGCGGCTGCCAGCGGGTTAAACCAGTTGTTAGAGATGCCGGTGCAAGAAATTAACAGCAACCGCGATCCCCTATTTGATGGAGGTGCGCCGGAACCACTGCCTCGCTATCTTTCCCAGTTATTTCGAGTGATGCGAACCCACCGACGAGAGGGTGGGGGAAGTGGAGAGCGTTTAGCGATTGGATTTGTGTTTGATGGCGATAGCGACCGGATCGCGGCTGTGGATGCTCAAGGCAATTTCCTTAGCTCTCAAATTTTAATCCCAATTCTGATTGATCACTTAGCGAAACGCCGGGGATGGACAGGGGAAGTTGTAAAAACGGTGAGTGGTTCCGATTTAATTCCTCGCCTTGCTGCTTTATACAATTTGCCAATCTATGAAACGCCCATCGGCTACAAGTACATTGGGGATCGGATGCTAGAGGTGCCGGTGTTAGTTGGCGGTGAGGAGTCGGGGGGAATTGGCTACGGGACACATATTCCGGAACGCGATGCCTTGCTATCAGCGCTTTACCTGCTGGAAGCAGTTGTGGAATCGAATCAAGATTTAGGCGAGATCTACCGCCGGCTACAGGAACAAACCGGCTTTACGGCTGCTTATGATCGCATTGATCTGCCTTTGGCGAGTATGGAGGTGAGATCGCGTTTGCTAGAACAACTGCAAAAGCAGCCACTGCAAGAAATAGCCGGTCAGCCGGTGGTGGATTGCAATCCAATTGATGGTTATAAGTTTCGTTTAGCGGATGATAGCTGGCTACTGATTCGCTTTAGCGGGACTGAGCCGGTTTTGCGGCTATATTGCGAAGCTGCAACGCCTGAGCAAGTGCGTCACACTTTGGCATGGGCAAAAGAGTGGGCGAATCGATTTTAA
- the rdgB gene encoding RdgB/HAM1 family non-canonical purine NTP pyrophosphatase, translated as MTNPKLLVVATGNPGKLKEMQAYLSDLGWELRLKPDELDVEETGETFMANACLKASEVAKATGEWAIADDSGLSVDALAGVPGVYSARYGKTDADRISRLLGELGDEANRQAQFVCAIAIARPDGGIALQVEGICRGEILHAPRGTGGFGYDPIFYVPAQQLTFAEMTPELKRQCSHRGKAFEALLPQIQQLMQE; from the coding sequence ATGACAAATCCAAAATTGCTTGTTGTCGCCACCGGCAATCCCGGTAAGTTGAAGGAAATGCAGGCGTATTTGTCTGATCTGGGTTGGGAATTACGCCTGAAACCTGATGAATTGGACGTTGAAGAAACCGGCGAGACGTTTATGGCAAATGCTTGTCTGAAGGCGTCTGAGGTGGCTAAAGCAACCGGGGAATGGGCGATTGCTGATGATTCTGGTTTATCAGTGGATGCGCTTGCCGGTGTGCCCGGAGTTTATTCGGCGCGTTATGGCAAAACGGATGCGGATCGGATTAGCCGGCTGCTAGGGGAATTGGGCGATGAAGCCAATCGACAGGCTCAATTTGTCTGCGCTATCGCTATTGCCCGTCCTGATGGAGGAATTGCCTTGCAAGTGGAGGGGATTTGCCGGGGTGAAATCCTCCACGCGCCAAGGGGTACTGGCGGATTTGGCTACGATCCGATTTTCTATGTGCCGGCGCAGCAGTTAACTTTCGCGGAAATGACGCCAGAGTTGAAGCGACAGTGCAGCCATCGGGGCAAAGCGTTTGAAGCGCTGTTACCCCAAATCCAGCAACTGATGCAGGAATGA
- a CDS encoding P-II family nitrogen regulator: MRKVEAIIRPFKLDEVKIALVNAGIVGMTVSEVRGFGRQKGQTERYRGSEYTVEFLQKLKVEIVVEDDQVDMVVDKIIAASRTGEIGDGKIFISPVDQIIRIRTGEKNQEAI; encoded by the coding sequence TTGAGAAAGGTAGAAGCCATTATTCGGCCATTTAAGCTAGACGAAGTCAAGATTGCCCTTGTCAACGCCGGCATCGTTGGGATGACTGTTTCCGAAGTCCGGGGCTTTGGGCGTCAAAAAGGACAAACCGAGCGCTATCGCGGTTCCGAGTACACCGTTGAGTTTCTACAGAAGCTCAAAGTCGAAATCGTTGTGGAAGATGACCAAGTCGATATGGTTGTAGACAAAATCATCGCCGCCTCCCGCACCGGCGAAATTGGAGACGGCAAGATTTTCATCTCGCCGGTTGATCAAATTATCCGAATTCGTACAGGAGAAAAGAACCAAGAAGCGATTTAA
- the tmk gene encoding dTMP kinase — protein sequence MTGRFIVFEGVEGCGKTTQLRKLQMWLQADSRFKHRSILVTRQPGGSELGLQLRRLLLEPRPGEPIQDRAELFLYAADRAQHVEGFLKPQLAAGAIILCDRYTDSTIAYQGYGRGLNLTVIEQLNQLATDGLESDLTLWLDVDVEIGLARAKRRGSVDRIEQANLNFHRRVQQGYTELAKAHPHRIVRIDASPSEEQVAQQIQTILNQHFFPGRIENR from the coding sequence ATGACCGGCAGATTTATTGTTTTTGAAGGGGTTGAGGGGTGTGGGAAAACCACACAGTTACGAAAATTACAGATGTGGCTGCAAGCAGACAGCCGATTTAAACACCGTTCTATACTGGTTACTAGGCAACCAGGAGGCTCAGAACTTGGTTTGCAGTTGCGCCGGCTACTTTTAGAACCACGTCCAGGCGAACCGATTCAAGATCGGGCAGAATTATTTTTATATGCTGCTGATCGAGCGCAACACGTTGAGGGATTCCTCAAGCCTCAGTTAGCTGCCGGTGCGATTATTTTATGCGACCGCTACACAGATTCCACCATTGCTTACCAAGGCTATGGTCGGGGTCTAAATCTAACCGTAATAGAACAGCTAAATCAGCTAGCAACAGACGGACTGGAGAGCGATTTAACCTTATGGTTAGATGTAGATGTAGAAATCGGTTTAGCGAGGGCCAAGCGTCGGGGAAGCGTTGATCGCATTGAGCAAGCAAATCTAAATTTTCACCGGCGAGTTCAGCAAGGATACACAGAACTCGCCAAAGCCCATCCCCATCGAATTGTGCGAATAGATGCCAGTCCCAGTGAAGAACAAGTTGCCCAGCAGATTCAAACAATTTTGAATCAACATTTTTTCCCCGGAAGAATCGAAAATCGCTGA